In Blastopirellula sp. J2-11, a single genomic region encodes these proteins:
- a CDS encoding serine hydrolase: MLTLVTFAPSVSADDRYDLLIQGGRVVDGSGDPSYIADVAITDGVISKIGKIPAAAAVRVIDAQGLIVAPGFVDMNSGEPSRIFSQDRKYCRSLLAQGITTIHRGCGESEYPHRNRDLVPNNGVTSMVSYFQRIEMQGVPINVVQSIAHTRLRKLFQNYGDRPLSAERLAKMQAVVRDAMENGAIGFSSDLTETPTSYAKTGELVALAEVAAEHGGRFFTRIRSDGNDFLEALDEALEVGVRSDASVHLLHFQTAGAENQAKLEQAIARIQAARSAGQLVTADVSPYRQRFIASLRFLPPQPADQYQLRVSEMQLDEPRVQELVRRKIETTSHWENWFRYAGKDWKNVLTTSALDGPYPSEVGGRSIATIATQQKEDPWTTFFALVRAGASLMPETMNEESKAQTLQLDFVSFCTGAGTMEASSIYSHPRGKGAFPYLYSHFVREKKILTIEQFVAQASSAAAKNLLLEDRGRIQEGLAADVIVFSPEEFRPKATFDDPLQNAEGMKYVVLNGQMAIDNGEYTDRFAGRLLRGPGYRPEVGPSGQVTGRSVPELTAIDQAMKAALDRYRIPGAAVAITDQGRLIYSRGFGYAELANCELVKPDSLFRIASVSKPITAAAILHLVDQGKLSLDDRVFDILDHEPFLQQDAKFDERQRKITIRQLLQHRGGWERTQLDPMFQVDSFARILGLQSAAKPDHIIRIMLGKPLDFEPGERYAYSNYGYCLLGRVIEQKAGQSYEQYVQQQILAPLGIEQMKIGSSIRKEHAAGEVYYYAPDLRMSVMANHRRQVVPAPYGAWDLRTLDAHGGWIASATDLARFACALDDSQASPLLSPQSLAELDARPEGLAGHDGSGDPKRTYYGGGWVIAVDADGKMTRDHAGSLPGTNSIVVRRSDSRNLVILMNSRRSPHASDPVVPISETLNAILDQVDQWPQHDLFPQK, from the coding sequence ATGTTGACGCTTGTCACATTCGCTCCATCGGTCTCTGCTGACGACCGATACGATCTGCTGATCCAAGGGGGACGTGTGGTCGATGGGTCTGGCGACCCAAGTTATATCGCCGACGTTGCGATTACTGATGGCGTCATCAGCAAGATCGGCAAGATTCCGGCCGCGGCGGCAGTGCGTGTGATCGACGCCCAAGGGCTAATCGTCGCGCCCGGTTTCGTCGACATGAACTCGGGCGAACCGTCACGGATATTTTCGCAAGATAGAAAATACTGCCGGTCGCTGCTGGCGCAAGGCATTACGACCATTCACCGCGGTTGCGGAGAGTCGGAATATCCCCATCGTAATCGGGACTTAGTACCAAATAACGGCGTCACGTCGATGGTCTCCTACTTTCAACGGATCGAAATGCAAGGGGTACCGATCAATGTCGTGCAATCCATCGCACATACGCGACTACGCAAACTGTTTCAAAACTACGGCGACAGACCGTTATCAGCGGAACGACTCGCCAAAATGCAGGCAGTCGTCCGTGACGCAATGGAAAACGGCGCAATCGGGTTTTCGTCGGACTTGACCGAAACTCCGACGTCCTACGCCAAAACCGGCGAACTGGTCGCTTTGGCGGAAGTTGCCGCCGAACATGGAGGACGCTTCTTTACGCGGATTCGGAGCGATGGAAACGACTTCCTCGAAGCGCTCGACGAAGCGCTCGAAGTCGGCGTAAGATCAGACGCCAGCGTCCATCTCCTTCATTTTCAAACAGCCGGCGCCGAGAATCAAGCGAAGCTAGAGCAGGCGATCGCCCGAATTCAAGCGGCCCGATCCGCCGGGCAGTTAGTAACGGCTGACGTGTCTCCTTACCGGCAACGCTTTATCGCCAGCCTGCGGTTTCTGCCGCCGCAACCGGCTGATCAATACCAATTACGCGTATCAGAAATGCAATTGGATGAACCGCGGGTGCAAGAGTTGGTTCGTCGCAAGATAGAGACCACCAGCCATTGGGAAAACTGGTTTCGCTACGCTGGTAAAGATTGGAAAAATGTTCTCACCACATCAGCGTTAGACGGCCCTTATCCGAGTGAGGTCGGAGGGCGCAGCATCGCAACGATCGCCACGCAGCAGAAGGAAGATCCCTGGACGACGTTTTTTGCGTTGGTGCGAGCCGGTGCGAGTCTCATGCCAGAAACGATGAATGAGGAAAGCAAAGCCCAAACGCTGCAACTTGACTTTGTTTCTTTTTGCACCGGCGCTGGAACCATGGAAGCGTCGTCAATCTACTCTCACCCGCGTGGCAAAGGAGCGTTCCCCTATCTTTATTCGCATTTCGTTCGCGAGAAAAAAATCTTGACGATCGAGCAATTTGTCGCCCAAGCAAGTTCCGCTGCTGCGAAAAACCTCTTGCTAGAAGATCGCGGCCGCATTCAAGAGGGACTAGCGGCCGATGTCATCGTCTTCTCCCCAGAAGAGTTTCGACCGAAAGCGACATTTGATGATCCGCTGCAAAATGCGGAGGGGATGAAATATGTGGTGCTCAACGGTCAGATGGCGATCGACAACGGCGAATATACGGATCGTTTTGCGGGGCGCCTCTTACGTGGTCCCGGATATCGGCCTGAAGTGGGGCCGTCAGGACAAGTCACGGGCCGAAGCGTCCCGGAGTTGACCGCGATTGACCAGGCGATGAAAGCGGCGCTCGATCGCTATCGAATACCGGGCGCCGCGGTGGCGATCACCGATCAAGGTCGCTTAATTTACTCGCGAGGTTTTGGCTATGCCGAATTGGCCAACTGCGAATTGGTGAAACCGGACAGTTTGTTTCGAATCGCCAGCGTCTCGAAACCGATCACAGCCGCCGCGATCCTGCATCTGGTCGACCAGGGGAAGTTGTCGCTGGACGATCGAGTATTCGATATCCTCGATCACGAACCATTTCTGCAACAGGATGCAAAATTTGACGAGCGGCAGCGCAAGATCACGATTCGGCAACTGTTGCAGCATCGCGGCGGGTGGGAACGTACGCAATTGGATCCGATGTTCCAAGTCGACTCGTTCGCCAGAATCCTCGGCCTGCAATCGGCCGCCAAGCCCGACCATATTATTCGGATCATGTTAGGGAAGCCGCTCGACTTCGAGCCGGGCGAACGGTACGCCTATTCGAACTATGGTTACTGCCTGTTGGGACGCGTCATCGAACAGAAAGCAGGGCAATCCTACGAACAGTACGTCCAGCAACAGATCTTGGCGCCGCTGGGGATTGAGCAGATGAAAATCGGTTCGTCGATTCGAAAGGAACACGCCGCAGGCGAAGTCTACTACTATGCCCCAGATCTGAGGATGAGCGTGATGGCCAACCACCGGCGCCAAGTCGTCCCGGCGCCGTATGGCGCTTGGGATTTACGCACGCTGGACGCTCACGGCGGCTGGATCGCTTCGGCGACCGACTTGGCTCGCTTCGCTTGTGCGCTGGATGACTCGCAAGCGAGTCCCCTTTTGTCTCCACAAAGTCTCGCCGAATTGGATGCGCGGCCCGAGGGGTTGGCGGGACATGACGGAAGCGGCGATCCGAAACGAACCTACTATGGAGGCGGCTGGGTCATCGCTGTCGATGCGGACGGCAAAATGACGAGAGATCACGCCGGTTCGCTGCCAGGCACGAATTCGATCGTCGTCCGTCGCAGCGACAGTCGCAATCTGGTAATTCTGATGAACTCCCGCAGATCGCCTCATGCAAGTGATCCGGTGGTTCCGATCAGCGAGACGCTCAATGCGATACTCGACCAAGTCGACCAGTGGCCGCAGCACGACCTCTTTCCCCAAAAATAG
- a CDS encoding dipeptide epimerase translates to MKMTLHRLQLPLQHEFTISRGSIDFQNSLVVELEQDGISGFGEVTENSFYGHTIEAMSAALTDAQDLLNQYATVSPEAVWPVAKNRLQNRFALSALDMAAHDLTARRSGVPLYQQWGLAWSDVPKSSYTIGIDTIETMIAKLNEQPGWSVYKIKLGAQDDLAIVRALRQQTNATFRVDANCGWTAEQTIAYSHELADLHVEFIEQPLPNTATAEEMRHVYQNSVLPIIADENCQVEEDVARCEGFFHGVNVKLCKCGGLTPGLRMLRTARELGLKTMVGCMIESSIGISAAAHLAPLLDYADLDGAVLLKADPADGVIIDKGRIILSNTWGGGASLKATSSVGG, encoded by the coding sequence ATGAAGATGACCTTGCACCGCCTGCAATTGCCGCTGCAGCATGAGTTCACCATCTCGCGCGGTTCGATCGATTTCCAGAACAGCTTGGTGGTCGAGCTAGAGCAGGATGGAATTTCCGGCTTTGGCGAAGTGACGGAGAACAGTTTTTATGGGCACACCATCGAAGCGATGAGCGCGGCGCTGACCGATGCGCAAGATTTGCTGAACCAATACGCGACCGTATCGCCGGAAGCTGTTTGGCCCGTTGCGAAAAACCGTTTACAGAATAGGTTCGCGCTCAGTGCGCTCGACATGGCGGCGCATGATCTGACGGCGCGCCGGTCAGGCGTACCGCTCTATCAGCAATGGGGACTCGCCTGGAGTGACGTACCGAAGTCGAGCTATACGATCGGCATCGACACGATCGAAACGATGATCGCCAAACTGAACGAACAACCCGGCTGGAGCGTTTATAAAATCAAATTGGGCGCCCAAGATGACCTGGCGATCGTCCGCGCGCTGCGTCAGCAGACCAACGCGACGTTTCGCGTCGACGCAAATTGCGGCTGGACAGCCGAGCAAACGATCGCTTATTCGCACGAACTAGCGGATCTCCATGTTGAGTTTATTGAACAGCCGCTTCCCAATACCGCCACGGCGGAAGAGATGCGACATGTTTACCAGAATTCGGTCTTGCCGATTATCGCCGACGAAAACTGCCAGGTCGAAGAGGATGTCGCACGCTGCGAAGGGTTCTTCCACGGCGTCAACGTCAAGCTCTGTAAATGCGGCGGATTGACGCCGGGACTGCGCATGTTACGTACGGCGCGAGAACTTGGTCTGAAGACGATGGTTGGCTGCATGATCGAAAGTTCGATCGGCATCAGCGCCGCGGCGCACCTGGCGCCGCTGTTGGATTACGCCGATCTCGATGGAGCGGTGCTGCTGAAAGCAGACCCGGCAGACGGCGTGATTATCGACAAGGGGCGGATTATACTGTCGAATACCTGGGGAGGAGGCGCCTCGTTGAAAGCGACCAGCAGCGTCGGTGGGTAA
- a CDS encoding DUF1611 domain-containing protein: protein MKTAVISDTATASVGQRLRNHHRIVLLTDGYSSPFLAKTAISMLRYRSEDVVAVLESGTSTLTAQETFNAGGEIPLVSDLTQVPSADAIYIGIAPPGGSLPPAWKPILLEALRRNIDVVSGLHDFLIDDADLVQAAEESGASLIDVRRNRFRQIADGQPFRPGCVRIHAVGQDCSLGKMVASLEVEQGLRQLGYNSAFIATGQTGIMISGRGVPVDCVVADFVNGTIERFIRQNEEHDFLLIEGQGSISHPAYSAVTLGLLHGAAPDGLIYCYEAGRENVKGLKDVPLRSHHELLKAYEVAANLRNPCRIIGVAVNTRTLSEEAAMAELEWAKEEFQLPVCDVYRTGPAALVEAALQLRTEVLAR from the coding sequence ATGAAAACCGCTGTTATTTCTGACACCGCGACCGCATCGGTGGGTCAGCGACTACGGAATCATCATCGCATCGTCCTGCTGACCGACGGCTATTCGTCACCGTTTCTCGCCAAAACGGCGATTAGCATGTTACGGTATCGAAGTGAGGATGTAGTCGCCGTCTTGGAGTCGGGTACGTCGACGCTGACGGCACAAGAGACCTTTAACGCGGGCGGAGAGATTCCTTTGGTCTCCGATCTAACGCAGGTCCCCAGCGCCGACGCGATCTATATCGGCATTGCTCCTCCAGGAGGAAGTCTTCCCCCTGCATGGAAGCCGATCTTGCTCGAAGCGCTGCGTCGGAATATCGACGTCGTATCAGGTTTGCATGACTTCCTGATCGACGACGCCGACCTGGTTCAAGCGGCCGAAGAAAGCGGCGCCAGCTTGATCGACGTCCGTCGCAATCGTTTCCGTCAGATCGCCGACGGCCAACCGTTTCGCCCTGGTTGCGTCCGTATTCATGCGGTCGGGCAAGATTGCAGTCTGGGCAAGATGGTCGCTTCGCTCGAAGTGGAGCAGGGACTCCGTCAACTCGGTTACAACAGCGCGTTTATCGCCACCGGACAGACCGGCATCATGATCTCTGGCCGCGGGGTACCGGTCGATTGTGTGGTCGCCGATTTTGTGAACGGCACGATCGAACGGTTCATTCGTCAGAACGAAGAGCATGATTTTTTACTGATCGAAGGGCAGGGGAGTATCTCGCATCCCGCCTACTCAGCCGTGACGCTCGGATTGCTGCATGGCGCGGCGCCGGATGGGTTGATCTACTGTTACGAGGCAGGCCGTGAGAACGTGAAAGGCTTGAAAGACGTTCCACTCCGTTCGCATCATGAATTATTGAAAGCCTACGAAGTAGCCGCCAACTTGCGCAACCCGTGTCGTATCATCGGCGTCGCGGTCAATACGCGTACGCTCAGCGAGGAAGCGGCGATGGCCGAGCTGGAATGGGCGAAAGAAGAATTTCAATTGCCGGTTTGCGACGTTTATCGGACCGGGCCCGCTGCGCTGGTCGAAGCGGCTCTGCAACTACGTACGGAGGTGCTCGCGCGATGA
- a CDS encoding xylose operon transcription regulator XylR, with protein MPPENYHRVAILIETDDSWGRSVVEAIGKFARQQHWRLLIAPRDSQNRMRLPKKWRGDGVIVHLRTRALATHLRRIGLPTVDVSLMLPAESWLGRVVTDDERRAQMAIEHLRQRGLKHFACYAPPLGRYSDQRVQIFARQLQEAGFHCSMFGSKEIRQGWEVEHQHVMQWLNKLPRPLGVFAADPYPARQLAEICDLGGIRVPDEVAILAGDDDDLLCNLAWPRLSAVQLGCHALGTEAAKLLNKLMSGAAIPAKPKFIPPLRVCERHSTDMLAIADSELLAILRYIREHADQGLQVKQLVREFPVSRRSLEQRFREQLGRSPAEEIRRVRLERAKSMLLESSLAIADIARLCGFATSAHFSTAFQKQNGATPTAWRGQYA; from the coding sequence ATGCCGCCTGAAAACTATCATCGCGTCGCTATCCTGATTGAAACCGACGACAGTTGGGGCCGGAGCGTTGTCGAAGCGATCGGCAAATTCGCGCGCCAGCAGCATTGGCGACTGCTGATCGCGCCGCGTGACTCGCAGAACCGGATGCGGCTGCCCAAAAAATGGCGCGGCGACGGCGTGATTGTGCACCTGCGTACGCGAGCGCTGGCGACTCATTTACGGCGAATCGGCTTGCCGACGGTGGACGTTTCCTTGATGTTGCCTGCTGAATCCTGGCTCGGCCGTGTTGTGACCGATGATGAGCGCCGCGCTCAAATGGCGATCGAACATCTTCGTCAGCGAGGGCTGAAGCATTTTGCCTGCTATGCTCCGCCGCTGGGACGTTATTCCGATCAGCGCGTGCAGATCTTTGCTCGCCAACTGCAGGAGGCGGGCTTTCACTGTTCGATGTTTGGCTCGAAGGAGATTCGCCAAGGATGGGAAGTCGAGCATCAGCATGTAATGCAATGGTTGAATAAACTGCCGCGACCGCTCGGCGTCTTCGCCGCCGATCCCTATCCTGCGCGGCAATTGGCCGAAATTTGCGACTTGGGCGGAATCCGCGTACCGGATGAAGTCGCGATTCTTGCCGGCGATGATGACGATTTGCTTTGCAATCTCGCTTGGCCCCGACTTTCGGCCGTGCAGCTTGGCTGTCACGCACTGGGAACCGAAGCAGCCAAGTTGCTTAACAAGTTGATGAGCGGCGCCGCGATTCCAGCGAAGCCCAAGTTCATTCCGCCGCTACGTGTCTGCGAGCGACATTCGACCGACATGCTGGCGATCGCCGACAGCGAACTATTGGCGATCTTGCGTTACATTCGCGAGCATGCCGATCAAGGATTGCAGGTCAAGCAATTGGTGCGCGAATTCCCCGTATCGCGACGTTCGCTGGAGCAGCGCTTTCGAGAGCAATTAGGACGTTCGCCGGCCGAGGAGATCCGCCGCGTCCGATTGGAGCGAGCCAAAAGCATGTTGCTGGAATCAAGCCTGGCGATCGCCGATATCGCCCGCTTGTGCGGCTTCGCCACGAGCGCGCATTTTTCAACCGCGTTTCAAAAACAAAACGGCGCCACGCCGACGGCGTGGCGCGGGCAATATGCGTAA
- a CDS encoding superoxide dismutase family protein — protein sequence MKSTLMLAVTTEIALALAAMFGAEHAEHAAEMTAPKAAVAVLIPTEGNSVQGVIRLKMVGESLEITGQVSGLKPGEHGFHIHEFGDLTAADGTAAGGHYNPSGHEHGGPDAADHHAGDLGNITADDKGIATVNKVAKDLKLPMIMGRSFVVHAGVDDLKSQPSGDAGPRVAVGVIGYTKEAAPAK from the coding sequence ATGAAATCAACCCTCATGTTGGCTGTCACGACGGAAATTGCCCTAGCGCTGGCCGCGATGTTTGGCGCCGAGCATGCCGAACACGCCGCCGAGATGACCGCACCGAAAGCGGCTGTCGCCGTTCTGATCCCCACCGAAGGAAATAGCGTCCAAGGAGTGATCCGCCTAAAAATGGTCGGCGAGTCGCTCGAGATCACCGGGCAAGTCAGCGGATTAAAGCCAGGCGAGCATGGTTTTCATATTCATGAATTCGGCGATCTGACTGCGGCGGACGGAACAGCGGCCGGCGGACATTACAACCCTAGCGGCCATGAACATGGCGGCCCCGATGCGGCCGATCATCATGCCGGCGACCTCGGAAACATCACTGCCGATGACAAAGGAATCGCCACGGTGAACAAGGTCGCGAAAGATCTGAAGCTGCCGATGATCATGGGCCGCTCGTTCGTCGTCCACGCCGGCGTCGACGATCTGAAGAGCCAACCCTCGGGCGACGCAGGCCCGCGAGTTGCCGTCGGCGTCATCGGGTACACGAAAGAAGCGGCCCCGGCCAAGTAG
- a CDS encoding SRPBCC domain-containing protein, translated as MTRSTKNIVTLIAVIALVVSLSTQSQAGGCHSSRGGHGFSQSLHHNQLRSQYQHQQTYRRPTYVAPRQPIAPPQQFSQQGQPFVQGQPPQQAPQSQPFAQGQPQQQQAQGQPQQQRPAAQPQTAAPTVGSANAETSALEALGGFAPPQTESTTPVAENNALPAHVGRWSATLANGARIQLDLNANGSFNWSAVNKDGGSSSFQGTYEITNGSLTLTRSTDNQKLAGSLETSSNDAFSFQLADQKAAKLEFVRA; from the coding sequence ATGACCCGCTCCACCAAAAACATCGTCACGCTGATCGCTGTCATCGCCCTGGTCGTCTCGCTGTCGACCCAATCGCAAGCTGGTGGTTGCCACAGCAGCCGCGGCGGCCACGGTTTCTCGCAGTCGCTCCACCACAACCAGCTTCGTTCGCAATACCAGCACCAGCAAACCTATCGTCGACCGACTTACGTCGCTCCTCGTCAGCCGATCGCTCCGCCGCAACAGTTCTCACAGCAGGGTCAGCCCTTCGTTCAAGGTCAGCCGCCGCAACAAGCTCCCCAGAGCCAACCGTTCGCTCAAGGCCAGCCGCAGCAGCAACAAGCTCAGGGCCAACCGCAGCAGCAACGTCCTGCCGCTCAGCCGCAAACGGCAGCCCCGACCGTTGGTTCGGCCAACGCCGAGACCTCGGCCTTGGAAGCGTTGGGAGGATTTGCTCCGCCGCAAACCGAGTCGACCACGCCGGTTGCCGAAAACAATGCACTGCCGGCCCACGTTGGCCGCTGGTCGGCGACTTTGGCCAACGGAGCTCGCATTCAACTCGACCTGAACGCCAACGGCAGCTTTAACTGGTCGGCCGTCAACAAAGATGGAGGATCCAGCAGCTTCCAGGGAACCTACGAAATCACGAACGGTTCGCTCACTTTGACCCGCTCGACCGACAACCAAAAGCTGGCCGGTTCGCTGGAAACCAGCAGCAACGACGCTTTCAGCTTCCAGCTGGCCGATCAAAAGGCGGCCAAGCTAGAATTCGTCCGAGCCTAA
- a CDS encoding serine protease yields the protein MKTLTQTWLTTAVATLIVVSGMVSTSWADSTVYEKTLKSTAWVLAKTGGETSSGTGVLVDAEKKLLVTNYHVVGDARAAVIFFADLTDGKPEVTRSHYLTNVKKLGLRGRVVAVDRKRDLALIELEKLPAGVTAITLSTTGVGPGEDVQSIGNPGSTDALWVYTSGTVRSVYQKQFRTGAGEHDFKVVETQSPINSGDSGGPVVNNQGELVAISQAIAPKARLVSYSVDVSEVKEFLNGPWKPAPIAADDLLKQADLEFTTHESGHLEVKFDEKEVGKQSVFLTKDIEYYERADVRKVWSLAATLKEAPSTDTMIKLLGQNARTKMGAWSIEKGETGEYLVIYCVKIDATATPDAVKSTMQYVSKLTSVSKKDLTPQESVQNASQTLDSWLTK from the coding sequence ATGAAAACTCTTACCCAAACATGGCTTACGACCGCTGTTGCGACCTTGATCGTGGTCAGCGGGATGGTTTCGACCAGCTGGGCCGACAGCACGGTCTATGAGAAAACCTTGAAATCGACCGCTTGGGTGCTGGCCAAGACCGGCGGCGAAACCTCGAGCGGGACCGGCGTGCTGGTCGACGCCGAGAAAAAGCTGCTGGTAACCAACTATCACGTGGTGGGCGATGCCCGAGCGGCGGTGATTTTCTTTGCGGATCTGACCGACGGCAAGCCGGAAGTCACGCGATCGCACTACCTTACGAACGTCAAAAAGCTGGGGCTACGCGGCCGTGTGGTCGCTGTCGACCGGAAACGAGATCTGGCGTTGATCGAGTTGGAAAAGCTGCCGGCTGGCGTCACGGCAATTACCTTGTCGACCACCGGCGTTGGTCCTGGCGAAGACGTTCAGTCGATCGGCAACCCCGGTTCGACCGACGCTTTGTGGGTTTACACGTCAGGCACGGTTCGTTCGGTCTATCAAAAGCAGTTTCGCACCGGGGCTGGAGAGCATGATTTTAAAGTGGTCGAAACCCAATCGCCGATCAACTCCGGCGACAGCGGCGGCCCGGTGGTCAACAACCAAGGCGAACTGGTCGCGATCTCACAAGCAATCGCTCCGAAAGCTCGCCTGGTGAGCTATAGCGTCGATGTTTCGGAAGTGAAGGAATTTTTGAACGGCCCCTGGAAACCGGCGCCGATCGCGGCGGACGACCTGTTGAAGCAAGCCGACTTGGAGTTCACCACCCACGAATCAGGGCACTTGGAGGTGAAATTCGACGAGAAAGAGGTCGGCAAGCAGTCGGTCTTTCTGACCAAGGATATCGAATACTACGAGCGAGCCGACGTCCGCAAGGTTTGGTCGCTGGCCGCAACGCTAAAAGAGGCGCCGAGCACCGACACGATGATCAAATTGCTGGGGCAGAACGCTCGCACCAAGATGGGCGCCTGGTCGATCGAAAAGGGTGAAACCGGCGAATATCTGGTGATCTACTGCGTCAAAATTGACGCGACGGCGACGCCGGATGCGGTGAAAAGCACGATGCAGTATGTCTCGAAGCTGACGAGCGTCTCGAAAAAGGATCTAACCCCCCAAGAGTCAGTCCAGAACGCATCGCAAACGCTCGACTCCTGGCTGACCAAGTAA
- a CDS encoding DUF1559 domain-containing protein, with translation MTKRKAFTLVELLVVIAIIGVLIALLLPAVMMARESVRRAHCTNNIKQMLLGVHSYMDMTGGHIPRGVTVDHTTTASTCGSDENNPYAHTLHTFLLPYIEQQNLFDQVDFRYGMKDAHNAAVRATRVATYECPSSELGPHLSTDGPNNYPLAMSSHGFGQCGRYSPPNGGVFSIFWGLKHTFSGATQIPLEQATLVAPAMRMQSIVDGLSNTMVIGEFAPNRDYVIEANTSQNFGRSWFNGQFQASIGYTINSNGTPNSPLETWGVGQPWGRNNSTVGSYHPGGINGGFMDGSVHFVPDTIDGSMWFALGTPKGGEVVQIP, from the coding sequence ATGACAAAGCGTAAAGCGTTTACGTTGGTTGAACTTTTGGTAGTCATCGCGATTATCGGCGTTTTGATTGCCCTGCTTCTCCCTGCAGTGATGATGGCCCGCGAATCGGTTCGCCGCGCCCACTGCACCAACAACATCAAGCAGATGCTGTTGGGAGTTCATTCTTACATGGACATGACCGGCGGACATATTCCGCGCGGCGTGACCGTCGATCATACGACGACAGCTTCCACTTGTGGAAGTGATGAAAATAATCCGTACGCGCACACACTGCATACATTTCTGCTTCCCTATATCGAGCAGCAAAATCTATTTGATCAAGTTGACTTTCGCTACGGCATGAAAGACGCGCACAACGCCGCGGTCCGAGCGACGCGCGTGGCGACTTACGAGTGTCCCAGTTCTGAGCTTGGCCCGCATCTTAGTACCGACGGACCCAACAACTATCCCTTGGCGATGTCGAGCCATGGCTTTGGTCAATGCGGCCGCTATAGTCCGCCCAACGGCGGCGTCTTTTCGATCTTTTGGGGCTTGAAGCATACCTTTTCAGGAGCGACGCAGATCCCCTTGGAGCAAGCAACTTTGGTCGCACCCGCGATGCGGATGCAGTCAATCGTCGATGGCCTCAGCAATACGATGGTCATCGGCGAGTTTGCGCCGAATCGCGACTACGTCATCGAAGCGAATACGTCCCAAAATTTTGGGCGCAGTTGGTTCAACGGGCAATTCCAAGCAAGCATCGGCTATACGATCAACTCCAACGGAACGCCAAATAGTCCGCTGGAGACTTGGGGAGTGGGGCAACCGTGGGGACGAAACAATTCGACTGTCGGCAGCTATCATCCCGGCGGAATTAACGGCGGCTTCATGGACGGCAGCGTTCACTTTGTGCCTGACACGATCGACGGCAGCATGTGGTTCGCTCTCGGTACGCCCAAAGGGGGCGAAGTCGTCCAAATTCCTTAG
- a CDS encoding carboxypeptidase-like regulatory domain-containing protein — MNNHCIGMTAIFLTLFAGACSQQIDPGNFLTVSGKITMNGKPCREAEVTFHSPNTKTLGRAVTDGAGKFTINELMPGEYTVSVLRMSMDGLGIAPEFEKFASKDSPLHAVVSEEQTTFEFAVDM; from the coding sequence ATGAATAACCACTGTATTGGCATGACCGCCATCTTTTTGACGTTGTTCGCCGGAGCATGTTCTCAACAGATCGATCCAGGAAACTTCCTCACGGTTTCTGGCAAGATCACCATGAACGGAAAGCCGTGCCGAGAGGCGGAGGTGACGTTTCATTCGCCCAATACCAAAACGTTGGGGCGTGCGGTAACCGACGGCGCAGGTAAGTTCACCATCAACGAACTAATGCCAGGCGAATACACGGTCAGTGTGCTTCGCATGTCGATGGACGGCCTAGGAATCGCGCCGGAGTTCGAAAAATTTGCGAGTAAGGATAGCCCGCTCCATGCGGTCGTGTCGGAGGAACAAACGACGTTTGAGTTTGCAGTCGACATGTAA
- a CDS encoding sigma-70 family RNA polymerase sigma factor, which yields MLVNDEAALVEQISTGDVDALAKFIDARKHHLMAYIHRRLGPALKSKVEAEDIFQDSSVEAIRAITPEFPGDKDPFSWLCQIAERKIVDAHRHHFGAQKRDAGRERSLDGRPAGGAGDVGLVNLLVKSMTTPSKAFSRNARESRLQAALAELREDQREVIRLKYVEGWPSKDIANELGKSDAAVRVLLTRTLKQLQAVLAEQELR from the coding sequence ATGCTTGTGAACGATGAAGCGGCGCTTGTGGAACAAATCAGCACCGGTGACGTAGACGCGTTGGCGAAGTTTATCGATGCGCGGAAACATCATCTGATGGCCTATATTCACCGCCGCTTGGGGCCGGCGCTCAAGTCAAAGGTCGAAGCGGAAGATATCTTCCAGGATTCAAGCGTCGAAGCGATCCGCGCCATTACCCCCGAGTTTCCCGGCGACAAAGACCCGTTCTCCTGGCTCTGCCAGATCGCTGAACGCAAGATCGTCGACGCACATCGCCACCACTTTGGCGCTCAAAAGCGAGACGCCGGTCGCGAACGTTCGCTCGACGGGCGGCCTGCTGGGGGAGCCGGAGACGTAGGCCTGGTCAACTTGCTGGTCAAAAGCATGACCACTCCCAGCAAGGCCTTTTCACGCAATGCACGCGAGTCTCGCCTGCAAGCGGCGCTCGCCGAGTTGCGAGAAGATCAACGAGAAGTGATCCGTCTAAAATACGTCGAAGGCTGGCCATCCAAAGATATCGCCAACGAATTAGGCAAATCGGACGCCGCCGTCCGCGTATTGCTCACGCGCACGCTGAAACAGCTGCAAGCCGTGCTGGCCGAGCAAGAGTTGCGCTAG